In a single window of the Anabas testudineus chromosome 17, fAnaTes1.2, whole genome shotgun sequence genome:
- the sugp1 gene encoding SURP and G-patch domain-containing protein 1, translating to MDFSDAGRGGWKSKPVQPQKNKMNMNILRQEKLIAQKKKEIEAKLAEQAKTNVQTTNKPEPSSLPSLQGASSNKFANDGSFLQQFMKMQKERSNNVPGSTSDSKTPSTPSSLSGGNTLPKKSILIGKRPGLGVSSMLNQFKSYSQPKKNVGLSQRPSVFCSPDEEDEEEETDYSKFLDMKVSPPEDSDTRLIIDKMASFVAEGGPELEKKAKEDYKDNPVFSFLYDKSSVEYLYYKNKVAELRKDMLKPENPSDNVSPPVDAETQQVAEKLARFVAEGGPEVEAIAAERNRNNPAFSFLYDHQSPAYRYYKEKVQEYVAEASQSSSVPAAESRTDTQLPAAPPLQGVLPPLNPASQTHIQESETPPVKRKRKSRWGSEDDKVELPLPSIVVPQEISVPDPNAPTLSAQELRGLGYKKGKPLGLVGVTELSEDQKRQLKEQQEMQEMYDLIMKHKRTMAEMQLMWDKAIRDHQHEYDSDEDVDQQDGTWEHRLRKMEMEKTREWAESLTEMGKGKHFIGDFLPPEELEKFMETFKALKEGRDPDYSEYKEFKLTVENLGFRMLMKMGWKEGEGLGSEGQGIKAPVNKGTTAVNGGGFGVERPAELTKSDDEYDAFRKRMMLAYRFRPNPLNNPRRPYY from the exons ATGGACTTCAGCGATGCAG GGCGAGGGGGGTGGAAGTCCAAGCCTGTCCaaccacagaaaaacaagatgaaCATGAATATACTCCGTCAAGAAAAACTTATAGctcagaagaagaaggagattGAAGCCAAATTAGCAGAGCAAGCAAAAACGAATGTGCAAACGACAAATAAGCCTGAGCCTTCAAG TTTGCCCAGTCTTCAAGGAGCATCCTCAAACAAGTTTGCAAATGATGGAAGTTTCCTACAGCAGTTCATGAAGATGCAGAAGGAGAGATCCAACAATGTGCCTG GTTCCACCAGTGATAGCAAAACTCCTTCAACACCGTCTTCATTGTCAGGAGGAAACACACTTCCAAAAAAGAGCATTCTTATTGGAAAGCGACCTGGCCTTGGAGTCAGTAGCATGCTTAATCAGTTCAAAAGCTACTCACAACCCAAGAAGAATGTTGGTCTTAGCCAGAGGCCAAGTGTGTTTTGCTCTccagatgaagaagatgaggaagaagaaaccGATTACTCCAAATTCTTAGATATGAAAG TCTCTCCCCCAGAGGATTCAGACACCAGACTTATTATCGACAAGATGGCCTCTTTTGTGGCAGAGGGTGGACCTGAGCTGGAGAAAAAAGCCAAAGAGGACTACAAGGACAATCCTGTTTTCTC ATTTTTGTATGATAAGAGCAGCGTGGAGTATCTCTACTACAAGAACAAAGTTGCAGAATTGAGAAAGGACATGCTAAAACCTGAGAATCCATCTGATAATG TCTCCCCCCCAGTGGACGCGGAAACCCAGCAGGTGGCTGAGAAGCTGGCCAGGTTTGTGGCGGAGGGTGGCCCCGAAGTCGAAGCCATCGCTGCTGAACGCAATCGTAACAACCCTGCCTTCAG TTTTTTGTATGATCACCAAAGTCCAGCCTACCGCTACTACAAAGAGAAAGTACAGGAGTATGTAGCTGAAGCCTCCCAGAGCTCTTCAGTCCCAGCAGCAGAATCAAGAACAGACACTCAGCTACCAGCTGCTCCACCACTACAAGGAGTCCTCCCACCACTGAACCCAGcatctcaaacacacattcaagaGTCAGAAACCCCACCTGTCAAACGGAAGCGAAAGAGCAGATGGGGATCTGAAGATGACAAAGTCGAATTGCCCCTTCCTTCCATCGTTGTTCCTCAGGAGATTAGTGTTCCAGATCCTAACGCACCCACTCTCTCTG CCCAAGAATTGAGAGGTCTTGGTTATAAAAAGGGGAAGCCTCTTGGTCTGGTTGGAGTGACAGAACTGTCTGAGGACCAGAAGAGACAACTCAAAGAACAACAAGAG ATGCAAGAGATGTATGACTTGATCATGAAGCACAAGCGCACAATGGCAGAGATGCAGTTGATGTGGGATAAGGCCATAAGAGATCACCAACATGAATACGACAGTGACGAAGATGTGGACCAGCAGGATGGCACCTGGGAGCATCGTCTCCGCAagatggaaatggaaaagaCGCGGG AGTGGGCAGAATCTCTGACAGAAATGGGTAAAGGAAAACACTTTATTGGAGACTTCTTGCCCCccgaggagctggagaagtttATGGAGACCTTCAAAGCACTCAAG GAGGGCAGAGACCCAGACTACTCAGAGTACAAAGAGTTTAAGTTGACAGTGGAGAATCTTGGTTTCCGTATGCTCATGAAGATGGGCTGGAAGGAAGGTGAAGGCCTCGGCAGTGAAGGACAGGGAATCAAGGCTCCTGTCAACAA GGGAACTACCGCTGTCAATGGAGGAGGGTTTGGAGTTGAACGTCCAGCTGAGCTCACAAAAAGTGATGATGAATATGACGCTTTTAGAAAGAGGATGATGCTAGCTTATCGCTTCAGACCCAATCCACTG aaTAATCCACGGAGGCCATACTACTGA
- the stk11 gene encoding serine/threonine-protein kinase STK11: protein MSTGELHHIDYLNENELMEMDTFIHRIDSTEVIYQPRRKRAKLIGKYLMGDLLGEGSYGKVKEMLDSETLCRRAVKILKKKKLRRIPNGEANVKKEIQLLRRLQHKNVIQLVDVLYNEEKQKMYMVMEYCVCGMQEMLDSVPEKRFPVFQAHGYFCQLIDGLEYLHSQGIVHKDIKPGNLLLTTDGALKISDLGVAEALHPFAEDDTCRTSQGSPAFQPPEIANGLDTFSGFKVDIWSAGVTLYNITTSLYPFEGDNIYKLFENIGKGEYTIPEECGPLLSDLLRGMLEYDPVKRFSIQNIRQHNWVRKKHPPSEPPVPIPASAESRDPWRSMTVVPYLEDLHGYTEEDDDELYDGEDEIIYTQDFTVPGQVAEEDGDQVNADHSPPVSKPVCVNGTEAGSLNSKAKAERRSSSSSNPSRKGVSTASKIRKLSTCKQQ, encoded by the exons ATGAGTACTGGGGAGCTGCATCATATTGACtatctaaatgaaaatgaactgaTGGAGATGGATACTTTCATTCACCGCATTGACTCTACAGAGGTGATCTATCAGCCACGGAGAAAGAGGGCAAAGCTGATAGGAAAGTACTTGATGGGGGATCTGCTTGGGGAGGGCTCTTACGGCAAAGTGAAAGAGATGCTGGACTCAGAGACACTTTGTCGCAGGGCTGTCAAGatactgaagaagaagaagctgaggaGGATTCCCAATGGAGAAGCCAATGTGAAAAA GGAGATTCAGCTGCTAAGAAGACTCCAACACAAGAATGTGATTCAGTTGGTGGACGTTCTCTATAAtgaggagaagcagaaaat GTATATGGTGATGGAGTATTGCGTTTGTGGGATGCAAGAAATGCTGGATAGCGTCCCAGAGAAAAGGTTTCCAGTATTTCAAGCTCACGG gtACTTTTGCCAACTCATAGATGGCCTTGAATATTTGCACAGCCAGGGAATAGTTCACAAAGACATTAAACCAGGGAATCTGCTGCTGACTACAGACGGGGCACTTAAAATCTCTGACCTGGGAGTAGCAGAG GCCCTTCACCCATTTGCAGAGGATGACACATGTCGCACTAGTCAAGGCTCTCCGGCCTTCCAGCCTCCAGAGATCGCCAACGGACTGGACACCTTTTCAGGGTTTAAAGTAGACATTTGGTCTGCTGGAGTAACACT ATATAACATTACTACAAGTCTGTATCCGTTTGAGGGGGATAACATCTATAAGCTATTTGAGAACATTGGAAAAGGAGAGTACACTATTCCTGAGGAGTGTGGACCCCTCCTGTCAGACCTGCTGCGAG gaaTGCTTGAGTACGACCCAGTGAAGAGGTTTTCCATACAGAACATAAGGCAGCACAA CTGGGTGCGTAAGAAACACCCTCCATCTGAGCCTCCTGTGCCCATCCCCGCCAGCGCAGAGAGCAGGGACCCTTGGCGGAGTATGACGGTAGTGCCCTACCTGGAGGATCTGCACGGCTACACAGAGGAGGACGATGACGAGCTTTATGACGGCGAGGATGAGATCATATACACTCAGGATTTCACAGTGCCAG gACAAGTGGCAGAAGAAGATGGGGATCAGGTGAACGCAGACCACAGTCCACCTGTATCCAAACCAGTTTGTGTGAATGGGACAGAAGCGGGGTCTCTGAACAGCAAGGCCAAAGCTGAACGCcgatcctcctcctcatccaacCCCTCACGCAAGGGAGTCTCCACAGCCAGCAAGATCCGCAAGCTCTCCACCTGCAAACAACAATGA